The Metabacillus litoralis genome contains a region encoding:
- a CDS encoding mismatch-specific DNA-glycosylase, producing the protein MEKDLDKLSKGLDILFIGYNPSLVSGEVGHNYANKNNRFWKILHEAGLTDRLYLPEEDSSLLKMGYGFTNIVARPTRAADEITREEYQEGREILKEKISFYKPKIAFFVGKGVYLQYSQSKKADWGRQDKSMVEGVIDYVAPSSSGLVRMKISDIILIYKGVKDLLDCPNKI; encoded by the coding sequence ATGGAAAAAGACTTAGATAAACTCTCTAAAGGGTTAGATATTCTTTTTATAGGCTATAACCCTAGCTTAGTTTCTGGTGAAGTTGGTCATAATTATGCAAATAAAAATAATCGTTTTTGGAAAATTCTTCATGAAGCTGGATTAACAGATCGATTATACCTCCCTGAAGAAGATAGTTCCTTACTTAAGATGGGGTATGGATTTACAAATATTGTGGCTAGACCAACAAGAGCAGCAGATGAAATTACCCGAGAGGAATATCAAGAAGGAAGAGAAATTCTGAAGGAGAAGATATCATTTTATAAGCCAAAGATTGCCTTTTTTGTCGGCAAAGGTGTGTATCTTCAGTACAGTCAAAGTAAAAAGGCCGATTGGGGAAGACAAGATAAGAGTATGGTTGAAGGTGTTATAGATTATGTCGCACCCTCATCAAGCGGCTTAGTTCGAATGAAGATCTCTGATATCATATTAATCTATAAGGGTGTTAAGGATTTATTAGATTGCCCTAATAAAATTTAA
- a CDS encoding M15 family metallopeptidase yields MFYLKLTLTFLFLFMLTACSVISGGLSFSGEQIGNYIKGNTVQTNELLLESKFFNEVKQVDGNIEIENPDNILALVNKTYGLPAGYEPNDLTVPNVEFSFGDEDVPKKYLRKVAADALEELFEYAKEEQIELFAVSGYRSYSRQQGIFNVEKEQSGEEHALEAVALPGKSEHQTGLAMDITSRSVDLQITQDFGETKEGKWLRDNAHRAGFIIRYPQNKEVVTEYQYEPWHIRYVGKEKATYIYENKLTLEEYFKKVRKI; encoded by the coding sequence ATGTTTTATCTAAAACTAACTCTTACATTTCTTTTTCTTTTTATGCTAACAGCCTGTTCCGTTATTTCAGGTGGATTATCCTTTAGTGGAGAACAAATTGGCAATTATATAAAAGGTAATACTGTACAAACAAATGAACTTTTATTAGAGTCTAAATTCTTTAATGAAGTCAAACAAGTAGATGGTAACATCGAAATAGAAAACCCTGACAATATTCTTGCTTTAGTAAATAAAACTTATGGTCTTCCTGCTGGTTACGAACCAAATGATTTGACAGTACCTAATGTTGAATTTTCGTTTGGTGATGAAGATGTACCTAAAAAATATTTACGTAAAGTGGCAGCAGATGCTTTGGAGGAACTTTTTGAGTATGCCAAAGAGGAACAAATTGAATTATTCGCAGTATCTGGTTATCGCTCTTACTCAAGGCAACAAGGAATTTTTAATGTGGAAAAAGAGCAAAGTGGCGAAGAGCATGCTTTAGAAGCTGTTGCTTTACCTGGAAAAAGTGAACATCAAACAGGTTTAGCAATGGATATTACAAGCAGAAGTGTAGACTTACAGATCACTCAAGATTTTGGTGAAACAAAAGAAGGAAAGTGGTTGCGTGACAATGCACATCGAGCTGGGTTTATTATCCGATATCCGCAAAACAAAGAAGTGGTTACTGAATATCAATATGAACCATGGCATATTCGATATGTTGGAAAAGAAAAGGCAACATATATCTATGAAAATAAATTAACATTAGAGGAGTACTTTAAAAAGGTAAGAAAAATATAG